The DNA sequence GGATCCCGAGAAGACCAGGGAGATACTAAAGAAGGCGGAAATGCAGTTCTCTGTGAGGAACGTCCTCGTGGTAAAGCTGGAGGACAAGCCCGGCGAACTCGCGCGGGTCACAAGGATCTTGGCAAATGAGGGCATAAACCTCGACGCGGCATACATGTTCGACAAAGA is a window from the Candidatus Thermoplasmatota archaeon genome containing:
- a CDS encoding ACT domain-containing protein; translated protein: MEQEFSVKLPNKPGEVARLTEKLHEANINIRAISTEPHAEVVRLVSADPEKTREILKKAEMQFSVRNVLVVKLEDKPGELARVTRILANEGINLDAAYMFDK